From a single Apium graveolens cultivar Ventura chromosome 2, ASM990537v1, whole genome shotgun sequence genomic region:
- the LOC141708072 gene encoding UDP-glycosyltransferase 87A1-like codes for MELTSANSQVEASTPHRVVAMPFPGRGHINPMMNLCMLLASKQPHFLITFIVTEEWLAFLSSQTELPTNISFSTIPNVIPSELVRAADHPGFVEATLTNMEEPVEQVIDGLDSRPVVIIYDVFLGWVPGVGNRRNIPVASLWPMSATVFSIFKHTHLLVQNGHFPVTDLSEQGEDVVDYIPGVRSTRILDLPSPYYGRGLPILHRVLEAVSLVQKAQFLLFTSVYELEQKVIDALRDEYSMPVYAIGPAIPYFKIKDNCSTNDENVPHYIKWLDSQPHDSVLYISQGSFLSVSSDQLDEIVAGVLHSGVSYLWVTKMEASRINSGKGLVVPWCDQLRVLCHPSVGGFWSHCGWNSTKEGVFAGVPILTLPIMWDQIPNSKIIVEDWKSGWRVKERTANETITKRDEIERLVKRFMESDSIEGKILRKRVGECKEIVRQATAEGGTSNNSIDAFIDNMFQTNGN; via the exons ATGGAGTTGACATCAGCAAACTCTCAAGTTGAAGCGTCCACCCCACACCGAGTAGTGGCAATGCCATTTCCGGGCAGAGGCCACATCAACCCAATGATGAACTTGTGCATGCTGTTAGCTTCCAAGCAACCTCATTTTCTCATCACCTTTATCGTAACAGAGGAGTGGCTAGCATTTTTAAGCTCCCAAACAGAGCTACCGACCAACATAAGTTTTAGTACCATTCCTAATGTCATTCCTTCTGAGCTTGTTCGAGCTGCTGATCATCCGGGCTTCGTCGAGGCAACATTAACTAATATGGAAGAGCCGGTTGAGCAGGTGATTGACGGGCTTGATTCGCGGCCTGTGGTGATTATTTATGATGTATTTCTTGGATGGGTACCAGGAGTGGGGAACCGGAGGAATATTCCTGTGGCTTCGCTCTGGCCGATGTCTGCCACTGTGTTTTCGATTTTCAAGCATACTCATCTCCTTGTGCAAAACGGGCACTTCCCGGTAACTGACTTGTCAG AGCAAGGAGAGGATGTGGTAGATTACATCCCTGGCGTACGTTCAACACGAATACTTGATCTTCCCTCACCATATTACGGTAGAGGTCTACCAATCCTGCATAGAGTTCTTGAAGCGGTTTCATTGGTGCAAAAAGCACAGTTTCTTCTTTTTACTTCTGTCTACGAGCTTGAACAGAAAGTCATTGATGCTTTGAGAGACGAGTATTCCATGCCTGTCTACGCCATTGGTCCTGCCATCCCCTACTTCAAAATAAAAGATAATTGTTCAACTAATGATGAAAATGTCCCTCATTATATCAAATGGCTTGACAGTCAACCCCATGATTCGGTCTTGTACATTTCTCAAGGGAGCTTTCTTTCTGTTTCGAGTGATCAATTGGACGAAATTGTTGCTGGGGTTCTTCATAGTGGAGTAAGCTATTTGTGGGTAACAAAAATGGAAGCTTCTAGGATTAATAGTGGGAAGGGGTTGGTTGTGCCCTGGTGTGATCAACTAAGGGTCTTGTGTCATCCTTCTGTTGGCGGTTTTTGGTCACATTGTGGATGGAATTCTACTAAAGAAGGTGTGTTTGCTGGTGTTCCAATTTTAACTTTGCCTATAATGTGGGATCAAATTCCAAACAGTAAAATCATAGTGGAGGACTGGAAGAGTGGATGGAGAGTGAAGGAGCGAACCGCGAATGAAACAATAACAAAGAGGGATGAAATTGAGAGACTTGTAAAGAGGTTTATGGAGTCTGATAGCATTGAGGGAAAAATACTGAGGAAAAGAGTAGGAGAATGTAAGGAGATTGTTCGCCAAGCTACTGCAGAAGGCGGAACATCTAACAATTCTATTGATGCTTTCATCGACAACATGTTTCAAACCAACGGAAATTAA